The Candidatus Poribacteria bacterium genome includes a region encoding these proteins:
- a CDS encoding GNAT family N-acetyltransferase, which translates to MKVTSASRGSRRGDMNETQIREERTETRDDGNADLRKWEDAIQNLVRIIERSEQKLGYFQNRVKQAQFMDRPNQRMIRAAGAQAGAHSAQLEGLRGQLRQLERLHSGGIHLRQPAENELRRIWGWINRPGVRNLLYATQVSFETFLEDWQSWVESEQMHALAIEIRTTRLLIGFTLLHCDADTVNLEFVIIRPDYRARGYGTDALLEVVHYVFEQLAVEHITLQVSPDNGPALICFENAGFQYLSYTDTTEQAYTMGIERGEWSGEKPIDEGDETPRLSTPLKVFFDDEK; encoded by the coding sequence ATGAAAGTTACCTCCGCATCTCGGGGTTCAAGGAGGGGAGATATGAACGAAACTCAGATAAGAGAAGAACGGACCGAAACACGCGACGACGGAAACGCTGATCTACGAAAATGGGAGGATGCCATTCAGAACTTAGTACGTATTATTGAAAGGAGTGAGCAGAAACTCGGATATTTCCAGAATCGCGTAAAACAAGCACAATTCATGGATCGCCCGAACCAGCGTATGATTCGAGCCGCGGGTGCTCAAGCCGGTGCGCACTCGGCGCAATTGGAAGGTTTGAGAGGTCAGCTGCGTCAGTTGGAACGGCTTCACAGTGGCGGCATTCACCTTCGACAGCCCGCTGAAAATGAACTTCGCCGGATTTGGGGATGGATAAACCGACCGGGCGTCAGGAATCTTCTTTACGCAACGCAGGTGTCGTTTGAAACGTTTCTCGAAGATTGGCAGAGTTGGGTGGAAAGTGAACAGATGCACGCACTCGCGATTGAGATTCGGACGACGCGCCTTCTCATCGGATTTACCCTCCTTCACTGTGATGCAGACACGGTTAACCTCGAATTCGTGATTATTCGACCGGATTATCGCGCTCGCGGATACGGCACAGACGCGCTTCTTGAAGTGGTCCACTACGTATTTGAACAGCTGGCGGTTGAGCACATCACTCTCCAAGTATCCCCCGACAACGGACCTGCCCTGATATGTTTTGAGAATGCTGGGTTCCAATACCTCAGTTACACCGATACCACAGAACAAGCGTACACGATGGGCATTGAGCGCGGTGAATGGAGCGGTGAGAAACCGATAGATGAAGGGGATGAAACACCACGGCTCAGTACCCCGCTTAAAGTGTTTTTTGATGATGAAAAATAA
- a CDS encoding ABC transporter ATP-binding protein, which produces MTPLLTVESITKQFAAIPVVKDVSFTVYPGEIFALLGPSGCGKTTTLRIVAGFETADTGTISMAERTLADNNTHAPPESRGIGFVFQDYALFPHKNVLENVAFGLRKVPKKQQHERAFEVLDMVGMTHLQSRLPHHLSGGEQQRVALARAIIARPKLLLLDEPFSSLDPGLRQSTREEVRALLKAEGISAVLVTHAQEEALSFAERLGVMKEGTLEQIGTPETVYRYPTTAYVADFLGQTNFIRAHIKDGIAETPFGRVKVEGTESRNALLSIRPECLLMMTPDAQRSTNSGRVVGQAFKGHDFTYQVEMKGQQYFVQTDYRCPFQVGDTVTLKAESAVAVTP; this is translated from the coding sequence ATGACACCACTACTCACTGTCGAATCTATTACAAAGCAATTCGCCGCTATCCCTGTTGTGAAAGATGTCAGTTTCACGGTTTATCCAGGGGAAATCTTCGCGCTTTTGGGACCCAGCGGTTGCGGGAAAACAACGACCTTACGCATCGTCGCTGGATTTGAAACCGCGGACACCGGCACAATCTCTATGGCAGAACGCACACTTGCCGACAACAATACACACGCCCCACCTGAATCACGCGGCATCGGTTTTGTGTTTCAGGACTACGCCCTCTTTCCACACAAAAACGTGCTTGAAAACGTCGCTTTCGGTCTCCGAAAGGTGCCGAAAAAGCAGCAACACGAAAGGGCATTTGAGGTACTGGATATGGTGGGCATGACGCACCTACAGTCGCGTTTACCGCACCATCTCTCTGGCGGTGAGCAGCAGCGGGTCGCATTAGCGCGTGCCATCATCGCCCGCCCGAAACTGCTCCTCTTAGATGAACCCTTTTCAAGTCTCGATCCAGGATTACGGCAGTCTACCCGTGAGGAAGTCCGTGCCCTCTTGAAAGCCGAAGGGATTAGCGCAGTGCTCGTCACACACGCCCAGGAAGAGGCATTGAGTTTCGCCGAGCGGTTGGGCGTGATGAAGGAAGGCACCCTTGAACAGATCGGCACACCCGAGACGGTGTATCGCTATCCGACAACGGCTTATGTCGCAGATTTTCTGGGACAGACGAATTTTATTCGCGCTCACATCAAAGACGGGATCGCAGAAACCCCGTTCGGACGTGTAAAAGTGGAAGGGACGGAGAGCAGGAACGCACTTCTCTCTATTCGACCTGAATGTTTGCTGATGATGACACCCGACGCTCAGCGTAGCACCAACAGCGGACGTGTCGTGGGACAAGCGTTTAAAGGGCACGATTTCACATATCAGGTGGAGATGAAGGGACAGCAGTACTTCGTCCAGACCGACTACCGCTGCCCGTTCCAGGTAGGGGACACGGTTACGTTGAAAGCAGAATCGGCAGTAGCAGTTACACCGTAA
- the rsgA gene encoding ribosome small subunit-dependent GTPase A, translating to MRSSLMPPLDQTMEGIVIKARSGAYEVQVGKRSYTCTLRHQLIEDEKRRLAETKEMPYVDLVAVGDRVRISTTVSTADSGYIEECLPRDTQFGRIRMDGWRQVIVANLDMLLIIFAARHPTLKLRMLDRFLVTAEASDVEPVICINKLDLAKFENVQRELKLYEELGYKVVYTSIVTGVGVEGLREVMRDRISAIVGSSGVGKSSLLNAVQPGLQLRTGEVDTRIHKGRHTTTEVMLLPLEFGGFVADTPGIRTLGLLEIDDEQGLDIHFPEMRSYIPECKFAACTHQHEPACAVKQAVETGDISPVRYESYLRISGFKEGRYERNSDKRRTDRNTRRRKR from the coding sequence AGTGGTGCCTATGAGGTGCAAGTTGGCAAGCGAAGCTACACTTGCACCTTGCGGCACCAGCTCATTGAAGATGAAAAACGACGACTTGCTGAAACGAAGGAGATGCCCTACGTGGATCTCGTCGCCGTTGGAGACCGGGTTCGGATTTCTACGACTGTGTCCACAGCGGACAGTGGATACATCGAGGAATGTCTTCCCCGGGATACGCAGTTTGGACGTATTCGCATGGACGGTTGGCGACAGGTGATTGTTGCGAACTTAGATATGCTCCTGATTATCTTTGCGGCACGGCATCCGACACTCAAGCTGCGGATGCTTGATAGATTTCTCGTCACCGCGGAGGCATCTGATGTTGAACCCGTTATCTGTATTAACAAACTGGATTTGGCGAAATTCGAGAATGTGCAGCGTGAACTCAAATTATATGAAGAATTAGGTTATAAAGTGGTTTATACAAGTATTGTGACAGGTGTGGGTGTTGAAGGATTGCGGGAGGTGATGCGGGATAGGATTTCTGCGATTGTAGGTTCATCGGGGGTTGGAAAATCGTCTCTGCTCAATGCGGTGCAACCGGGACTCCAATTACGCACGGGTGAAGTGGATACACGTATTCACAAAGGACGGCATACGACAACGGAAGTCATGCTGTTGCCCCTCGAATTCGGCGGGTTCGTCGCCGACACACCCGGTATCCGAACCCTCGGCTTGCTTGAGATTGATGACGAACAGGGATTAGATATTCATTTTCCGGAGATGCGGTCTTATATCCCGGAGTGCAAATTCGCTGCATGTACGCACCAGCACGAACCGGCGTGTGCTGTCAAACAAGCGGTTGAGACCGGTGATATTAGTCCGGTCCGATATGAAAGTTACCTCCGCATCTCGGGGTTCAAGGAGGGGAGATATGAACGAAACTCAGATAAGAGAAGAACGGACCGAAACACGCGACGACGGAAACGCTGA
- a CDS encoding sigma-70 family RNA polymerase sigma factor yields the protein MPKFNPDFWEIPVPPEYFDQLTTEDYFWYRAPDDEHTEARRAKRRAVLEQIRLIIARELTKRQAECIQLYFYKGKTQEEIGNILGISRRVVSQHLFGVTRNGKQIGGAVNKIRKVCRKQGIQFP from the coding sequence ATGCCCAAATTCAATCCCGACTTTTGGGAAATTCCGGTGCCACCGGAATATTTCGATCAACTGACTACCGAGGACTATTTCTGGTATCGAGCACCTGATGACGAACATACCGAGGCGCGTCGTGCGAAACGGCGGGCAGTCCTTGAACAGATTCGTCTCATTATCGCGAGAGAACTCACCAAACGCCAAGCCGAATGTATTCAACTCTACTTTTATAAAGGGAAAACACAAGAGGAGATTGGGAACATTCTCGGTATTTCCCGCCGTGTCGTAAGTCAGCACCTTTTTGGTGTTACGCGGAACGGGAAACAGATAGGCGGTGCGGTTAACAAAATCCGAAAGGTGTGCCGAAAACAGGGAATACAGTTTCCGTAG
- a CDS encoding M28 family peptidase: MSRSSWRTWRPHLCFICIFVAFVLSSQSVFGMRGFTPESAVIQKQYEARFKDLVSAERCRHKLRYLTEEPHLAGTENSRKIAEYLRNEYENYGLQVQVYEYHVYLPHPLEVHVELLSPIQHLAVSKESSWEWDKDSYETEIVPGYNAYSPDGDVTADLIYVNKGLPKDYQILADRGISVEGKICIARYGGSYRGVKAKVAGDNGAVGLILYSDPADDGYMRGDVYPRGPWRSDDAIQRGTVKYIFQHASDPLTPGWAATQDAERLSFDEATDLPKIPVVPLAYRDAELFLNALAGPNVPSEWQGGLPFAYHIGPGPAKVRIKMRCEHSIRPIYNVIATLEGTEYPDQWVILGNHHDAWVYGAADPGSGTTSLLEVAQCLGELAKAGKRPKRTIVFASWDAEEFGILGSTEWVEDLKTTLQQKAIAYLNVDIAATGGRFYVSATPSLRELMREVTQNVVDPGTLKPVYRSWKTAQGKEIPQVGNLGSGSDHSPFVGHAGIPAVSMGFGGPYGVYHAMQDNFYWMAHFGDPTFQYQAAMAQVWGTLALQLANADILPFDYETYATDLMPPLKLLQNSGSKNRIAKEVETLDGLLTEWQQAAGRLNRELARYLASGDLSQISEINQRLYQLERSLTSETGLPLRPWFKHLIYAPGLNTGYAAVVFPGILDALENSDDAAVHAEIDRLVEAFTRIIQGIDEIRDML, translated from the coding sequence ATGTCTCGTTCGTCGTGGCGGACTTGGAGACCACATTTGTGCTTTATCTGTATTTTTGTTGCATTTGTACTTTCTTCGCAGAGTGTCTTCGGTATGCGCGGGTTCACCCCAGAAAGCGCGGTTATACAAAAGCAATATGAGGCCCGTTTTAAAGATCTGGTTTCGGCGGAAAGATGCCGACATAAATTGCGTTATCTGACTGAGGAGCCTCACCTCGCGGGTACAGAAAATAGCCGTAAGATAGCGGAATACCTTCGGAATGAATATGAAAACTACGGTTTGCAGGTTCAGGTATATGAGTATCATGTGTATCTGCCGCATCCGCTTGAAGTGCATGTAGAACTGCTCTCACCTATCCAGCATCTCGCTGTCAGCAAAGAGTCAAGTTGGGAATGGGACAAGGATTCTTATGAAACAGAAATTGTGCCGGGATATAATGCCTATTCGCCCGATGGGGATGTAACGGCTGATCTCATCTACGTCAATAAGGGGTTACCTAAGGACTACCAAATTCTCGCCGATCGAGGTATCTCGGTAGAGGGAAAGATTTGTATTGCACGATATGGTGGCAGTTATCGGGGTGTGAAGGCGAAAGTTGCTGGCGATAACGGGGCGGTTGGTTTGATTCTATATTCGGATCCAGCGGACGATGGATACATGCGGGGTGATGTTTATCCGCGGGGTCCGTGGCGTTCGGATGATGCGATACAGCGCGGGACCGTGAAATATATCTTTCAGCATGCCAGTGACCCCCTGACACCCGGTTGGGCAGCGACGCAAGATGCCGAGAGACTCTCATTTGACGAGGCTACGGATCTTCCCAAGATCCCTGTGGTGCCGCTCGCCTATAGGGATGCTGAACTGTTTCTGAATGCGCTCGCGGGACCGAATGTTCCGTCTGAATGGCAGGGCGGCTTACCTTTCGCCTATCACATTGGACCGGGACCCGCAAAGGTGCGGATCAAGATGCGTTGTGAACACAGCATCCGTCCCATCTATAATGTTATTGCGACTTTAGAAGGCACAGAATATCCAGATCAATGGGTAATCTTGGGCAATCATCACGATGCTTGGGTTTATGGTGCCGCAGACCCGGGCAGCGGCACAACCTCGCTCTTAGAGGTCGCACAATGTTTGGGTGAGCTTGCCAAAGCGGGGAAGCGTCCGAAGCGAACAATTGTTTTTGCCTCATGGGATGCTGAAGAATTCGGTATCCTCGGTTCAACGGAATGGGTGGAGGATTTGAAAACGACGCTCCAGCAGAAAGCGATCGCATACCTCAATGTGGATATCGCCGCGACGGGGGGACGGTTCTATGTGAGTGCGACACCATCGCTGCGGGAGTTAATGCGTGAAGTAACCCAGAATGTCGTTGATCCAGGGACGCTCAAGCCGGTTTACAGGAGTTGGAAAACGGCGCAAGGCAAAGAGATCCCGCAGGTCGGTAACCTCGGAAGCGGTTCGGATCATTCGCCATTTGTTGGGCATGCGGGTATTCCTGCTGTTAGCATGGGGTTCGGGGGTCCTTATGGGGTGTATCACGCCATGCAGGATAACTTTTACTGGATGGCACATTTCGGGGATCCGACTTTTCAATATCAGGCAGCGATGGCACAAGTCTGGGGCACGCTTGCGCTACAGCTTGCCAATGCCGATATTTTACCCTTTGACTATGAGACGTATGCGACGGACTTGATGCCCCCTTTGAAACTGTTACAGAATTCTGGATCGAAAAACAGGATTGCTAAAGAGGTTGAGACGTTGGACGGTCTGCTCACAGAGTGGCAGCAGGCGGCAGGAAGGCTCAACCGGGAGCTTGCGCGTTACCTCGCCTCTGGCGATCTTTCTCAGATTTCGGAGATAAACCAGCGCTTATACCAATTAGAGCGCAGTTTGACAAGTGAGACGGGCTTACCCTTACGTCCGTGGTTTAAGCATCTGATCTATGCACCGGGTCTCAACACAGGCTATGCGGCGGTCGTTTTTCCTGGGATCCTTGATGCGCTGGAGAATAGTGATGATGCGGCGGTACATGCAGAAATCGATCGGTTGGTTGAGGCATTCACACGAATAATTCAGGGAATTGATGAGATTCGGGATATGTTGTAG
- a CDS encoding S41 family peptidase, with protein MKRYTLSFIVLVFAIGIPFLLINPSGKDAISGDERVTRMMLTDALTTAIRIAEKNYYKPIEDTNDMFRGSIKGALASLNDPYTYYIKRRDHQRAVENLYNAEFGGLGIHIYRDHRGFIKISKPIPNTPAALANLQAGDYITKVNGKRIHLSEKTGMTRDDVVDLLRGKAGTDVTITVQRKFLEPFDVTLTRAIVPITSVKSTMLAGNIGYIQISGFIGNKEGTEVEFKNALAAHKAAGMEALILDLRDNQGGLLNAAYHIADAFIGEGFIVSTRSETNSQFNEQYPATSNILCPPDIPLIVLVNEYSASASEIVAGAIKDTRRGILVGKKTYGKGVVQKRYELPDGGSLSLTISTYYTPNGTSINEVGITPQVSIDLEEPDEIEAIMLRKVDTTDSVENFVSKWIDDAHQTPGEMPKDFSRLEVELPKLQQTLKEEENVTASLRWLKLRAERLFNLYVGIDQVVNLAYDQQLREAIRIIHADEVGKYLNPPPEETEPPSTTQANVPLEDEVITEK; from the coding sequence ATGAAAAGATACACCTTGTCCTTCATCGTCTTAGTATTTGCTATCGGTATCCCGTTTCTGCTCATTAACCCGAGTGGAAAAGATGCGATAAGTGGTGACGAACGCGTCACTCGTATGATGTTAACCGATGCGCTTACAACCGCTATCCGTATCGCTGAGAAAAACTACTACAAACCGATCGAAGATACCAACGACATGTTCCGCGGCTCCATAAAAGGGGCACTCGCCTCCCTTAATGATCCATACACCTATTACATCAAACGACGCGATCACCAACGCGCCGTCGAAAATCTATATAACGCCGAATTCGGAGGACTTGGTATTCACATCTATCGTGACCATCGCGGATTTATTAAGATCTCTAAACCGATTCCAAACACACCCGCTGCGCTTGCCAATCTCCAAGCAGGAGATTACATCACCAAAGTCAACGGGAAACGGATTCACCTCAGCGAAAAAACCGGCATGACGCGGGACGATGTCGTCGATTTGCTCAGAGGAAAAGCCGGCACTGATGTGACAATCACAGTCCAACGCAAGTTTCTCGAACCTTTCGATGTAACCCTGACCCGTGCAATTGTTCCTATCACGAGCGTAAAATCAACGATGCTTGCGGGAAATATCGGCTACATTCAGATCTCAGGATTCATCGGCAATAAGGAAGGCACAGAAGTCGAGTTTAAAAACGCGCTTGCCGCCCACAAAGCCGCCGGTATGGAAGCCCTCATCTTGGATTTACGGGACAACCAAGGTGGACTCCTGAACGCCGCATATCATATCGCCGATGCTTTCATTGGTGAAGGGTTTATCGTGTCGACAAGAAGCGAGACAAATAGTCAATTTAATGAACAATATCCGGCAACGTCCAATATCTTGTGTCCGCCAGATATTCCACTCATCGTTCTGGTCAACGAATACAGTGCGAGTGCCTCTGAAATCGTAGCAGGTGCGATTAAGGATACGCGCCGCGGCATCCTCGTTGGAAAGAAAACCTACGGCAAAGGGGTCGTTCAAAAACGCTATGAACTCCCCGACGGCGGTTCACTGTCGCTCACCATCTCCACCTATTATACGCCAAATGGCACCTCAATTAACGAGGTAGGGATCACACCACAAGTCTCTATTGATCTCGAGGAACCTGATGAGATAGAAGCGATAATGCTTAGAAAGGTGGATACAACCGATTCCGTCGAAAATTTCGTCTCAAAATGGATTGATGACGCACATCAGACCCCGGGTGAAATGCCGAAAGATTTCTCACGGCTCGAAGTTGAACTCCCGAAATTACAGCAAACGCTCAAAGAGGAAGAAAACGTCACCGCCAGTCTACGATGGCTGAAATTGCGGGCAGAGCGGCTCTTTAATCTATATGTCGGTATTGATCAGGTCGTCAATTTAGCCTACGACCAACAGTTGCGGGAGGCAATTCGCATCATTCATGCAGATGAAGTTGGAAAGTATCTCAACCCACCACCAGAAGAAACAGAACCGCCTTCGACAACACAAGCGAACGTCCCGCTGGAAGATGAGGTTATCACGGAAAAATAG
- a CDS encoding response regulator encodes MDANILIVEDERDIVDLLRYNLQGAGFETDYVRNGADALHRAVEKPPDLILLDLMLPEVDGLIVCRLLKNDPRTKNIPIVMVTAKMEEKDRVAGLELGADDYITKPFSPREVVLRVSAVLRRIQAGKQAENTKQIDTHGLTIDLDKHQVLTENGSIDLTATEFKLITLFARSPGRVFTRDILMDVIWGQEYYGIDRTVDTHVSRLRRKLGEFGKHIETVHGVGYRFKEVS; translated from the coding sequence ATGGACGCAAACATTCTAATTGTTGAAGATGAACGCGATATTGTAGATTTACTGCGGTACAATCTACAGGGAGCAGGTTTTGAAACAGATTACGTCCGGAACGGGGCAGACGCCCTCCATCGGGCTGTCGAAAAGCCGCCAGATCTCATTTTGTTAGATTTGATGCTCCCCGAGGTGGATGGACTTATCGTCTGTCGTTTACTCAAGAACGATCCGAGGACAAAAAATATTCCGATCGTGATGGTAACCGCGAAGATGGAAGAAAAAGACAGGGTAGCGGGGCTGGAACTCGGGGCAGATGATTACATCACAAAACCCTTTAGTCCGAGAGAAGTTGTGCTCCGGGTATCCGCCGTGCTACGCCGCATCCAAGCCGGCAAACAAGCAGAAAACACCAAACAGATCGATACGCACGGACTCACAATCGATCTGGACAAACATCAAGTCTTGACTGAAAACGGTTCGATCGACCTCACAGCGACCGAATTCAAACTCATTACGTTATTCGCACGTTCGCCAGGACGCGTCTTCACGCGCGATATTCTAATGGACGTAATATGGGGACAGGAATATTACGGCATTGATAGGACAGTGGACACACATGTCAGCCGCCTTCGCCGTAAGCTGGGAGAATTCGGTAAGCATATTGAGACAGTGCACGGGGTTGGATATCGGTTCAAGGAAGTTAGTTGA